One window of the Torulaspora delbrueckii CBS 1146 chromosome 6, complete genome genome contains the following:
- the TDEL0F03040 gene encoding uncharacterized protein (similar to Saccharomyces cerevisiae YJL193W; ancestral locus Anc_1.143) has translation MKTRNSGSAAHIVILCLCWYLISSLGSQVTKSILTIYPKPLFLGEFQFIYTAFLAAICCFIAHRCKMFYRWFPRGTFPLYYEDETREKRQIKTLTRPTKHILLTVLPLSFFQFVGKYFGHTATSLVPVSTVASIKTLSPVFILIFQRLLNVQRTNMSGLIYFSLACLIMGVWIIVGEDNAQRTNDSKKSQINPIGLSSYGVLCAVSSMLIFVAQNIYGKNVFTLRREGSSEKQDLARDGSPLPIFVEKKTTMSCPKSYDKLTLLIYIPLVGFCLSFLWFINLELPSIWTDVKENGMAIIPWKLLLLNGTFHFMQAMITFHLMGEVSTLTYSIANLMKRIAIITVSWAFSGANVNIKQVIGLILNMIGLFFYERHNSKNKPAKLH, from the coding sequence ATGAAAACTCGAAATTCTGGTTCAGCTGCCCATATTGTGATACTCTGCCTATGTTGGTATCTAATCTCGTCCCTAGGTTCCCAGGTGACAAAAAGTATACTGACCATATATCCAAAACCTCTATTTCTAGGTGAGTTTCAGTTTATTTATACGGCTTTCTTGGCTGCTATATGTTGCTTCATAGCTCATCGATGCAAAATGTTCTACCGATGGTTTCCAAGAGGTACATTTCCATTGTATTATGAAGACGAAACCCGGGAAAAGAGACAGATCAAGACATTGACTCGACCAACGAAACATATTCTGCTTACCGTACTGCCATTgagtttctttcaatttgttgGAAAATATTTTGGTCACACAGCAACCTCTTTAGTGCCAGTATCTACGGTGGCCAGTATTAAGACTTTATCTCCGGTGTTCATCCTTATATTCCAGCGATTACTGAATGTTCAAAGGACAAATATGAGTGGCCTGATATATTTCAGCTTGGCCTGCTTAATTATGGGAGTTTGGATTATTGTTGGTGAGGACAATGCTCAAAGAACCAACGACTCCAAAAAATCGCAGATAAACCCCATTGGGCTGTCCTCTTATGGTGTGCTGTGTGCAGTATCTTCGATGCTCATATTCGTCGCACAAAATATCTATGGGAAGAACGTGTTCACCCTTAGACGAGAGGGTTCCTCGGAGAAGCAAGATTTGGCCAGAGATGGTTCACCTTTACCGatatttgttgaaaagaaaaccaCAATGTCATGTCCTAAGAGTTATGATAAATTGACCCTCCTGATATACATACCGCTGGTCGGTTTTTGTTTATCGTTCTTGTGGTTCATAAATCTGGAATTACCAAGCATTTGGACCGACGTCAAGGAGAATGGTATGGCGATCATCCCTTGGAAGCTACTTTTGCTCAACGGGACGTTCCATTTCATGCAAGCCATGATCACTTTTCACTTAATGGGAGAAGTCTCAACCTTGACATATTCCATTgccaatttgatgaaaagaataGCCATCATTACAGTAAGCTGGGCATTCTCGGGAGCAAATGTTAATATAAAGCAAGTGATAGGtctgattttgaacatgaTTGGATTGTTTTTTTATGAAAGACACAATAGTAAGAACAAACCCGCAAAATTGCATTAA